A section of the Primulina eburnea isolate SZY01 chromosome 1, ASM2296580v1, whole genome shotgun sequence genome encodes:
- the LOC140842809 gene encoding U-box domain-containing protein 17-like: MGFEASGSSSSSCHLAPAFEADTAVTCASVSPSYSPSVVNQTLMLLQSDDPYSRLQAAKEIRRMTKTSQRYRRHFSAAVLPLVDMLCCGAADTNEAALAALLNLAVKDERNKVDIIDAGALKPIISFLQSENLTLQEHAVAALITLSASSVNKPIITASGVIPLLVEILRHGTSQAKFDTVLALYNLSTHSDNLSHILKTRPIPALVYLLKSCPKSSRAAEKCTALIESLVGFEEGRTVLTSEEGGILAVIEILENGSLQSREHAVGSLLTMCQSDRSKYREPILKEGVIPGLLELTVHGTPNSQFKAQMLLRLLRDTTYARSELEPDTLENIVCNIISQMDGEEQTEKAKQMLSEMVQVSMQQSLQHLQQRALVCTPAEISTNNRASEVSSK; this comes from the exons ATGGGCTTCGAAGCCAGCGGCAGCAGTAGCAGCAGCTGCCACCTCGCCCCCGCTTTCGAGGCTGATACTGCTGTGACTTGCGCTTCGGTCAGCCCATCTTATTCACCATCCGTCGTCAACCAGACGCTCATGCTGCTTCAATCCGACGATCCCTATTCGAGGCTGCAGGCGGCGAAGGAAATCCGACGGATGACGAAGACATCGCAGAGGTATCGGCGTCATTTCTCCGCCGCTGTTTTGCCACTTGTGGATATGCTCTGCTGCGGGGCCGCCGACACTAACGAGGCCGCGCTGGCCGCGCTCCTTAACCTTGCCGTCAAAGACGAAAG AAACAAGGTAGACATAATTGACGCCGGTGCCTTGAAACCAATTATTAGTTTCCTTCAATCTGAGAATCTAACTCTTCAAGAGCACGCGGTTGCAGCGTTGATCACTCTTTCTGCATCATCAGTTAACAAGCCGATTATTACTGCTTCTGGTGTCATCCCTCTCCTTGTAGAAATTTTGAGACATGGGACCTCACAAGCCAAATTTGATACCGTATTGGCTCTGTATAATCTCTCGACTCATTCAGACAACCTTAGCCACATCCTTAAAACGAGGCCCATTCCTGCTTTGGTATATCTGCTAAAATCGTGTCCAAAGTCCTCTAGAGCAGCAGAAAAATGTACTGCACTGATCGAATCTTTGGTGGGTTTTGAAGAGGGAAGAACAGTACTGACATCCGAAGAAGGTGGGATACTTGCTGTCATAGAAATACTTGAGAACGGATCCCTTCAAAGCAGAGAACACGCAGTAGGATCACTTTTAACAATGTGTCAAAGTGATCGATCCAAGTATAGAGAACCAATTCTTAAAGAAGGCGTGATTCCAGGACTTCTTGAGCTTACCGTTCACGGGACGCCCAATTCTCAATTTAAAGCCCAAATGCTTTTGCGACTACTAAGAGATACCACTTATGCAAGATCGGAACTTGAACCCGATACACTCGAGAACATAGTCTGCAACATTATATCTCAGATGGATGGGGAGGAGCAAACCGAAAAGGCAAAACAAATGCTTTCTGAGATGGTGCAGGTCAGTATGCAGCAGAGTTTACAACACCTGCAGCAAAGGGCCCTTGTGTGCACTCCGGCTGAAATATCTACAAATAATCGTGCTTCCGAAGTTTCATCGAAGTGA
- the LOC140842875 gene encoding uncharacterized protein — protein MVFCVECGTTRNPCRCRVVGPTLGLVAFALAALVEWPVGALIYPFRHSKGRRIMGHPSTVVYPRVSRALPI, from the coding sequence ATGGTGTTTTGCGTAGAGTGCGGGACAACGAGGAATCCTTGCAGGTGCAGGGTGGTGGGGCCGACGCTGGGCTTGGTGGCCTTCGCACTGGCGGCGCTGGTGGAGTGGCCGGTGGGGGCTCTTATTTATCCCTTCCGCCACTCGAAGGGTCGTCGGATTATGGGTCACCCCTCCACCGTGGTCTACCCCAGGGTCTCTCGCGCTTTACCCATTTAA